The genomic region ATTAGAGATGTAATTGAATTTAGCTAAGTATAAATATTTATTGTAATAATCAATAGGAATGTTGGGGTAGTTGGTTTAGAATTTCCAGGCTAATTCCAACAGGAATTATTTCTAATTGttgatttaaattatgttaaagaTGGAAGTAGTTGGGAAGATATAAAATAGGGAGGCCAGCCAAATGCTACTACTCTAGTACATAATTATTTTTAAGTCAAAGGTTATATTTTATTGCAaatcatttcattttacaagttcaaattatacttttaataattaaaatttaaaagcttAAAAGAAATTATCTTTTGAAAcctttttatgtaatttatttcaATACTccttttaataaaatagaaattgaacgttattttttcttgaaaatagaatATCCTTAAtgtgaattgaaaaataaattagaaGAAAATGTCAAACTCTCACCAATTCGatcactaaattttaaaaatatataaagaaaaaaatcatacactttgtaaatatatatatatatatataaaataaaatcaaaagatattttaaaatattaaaatttatatgattgaTTTTTCTAAGTTGTTCCAAAGTCTTCTAATAAATGCATGTAATATTTTCATTTTGAAAATTCATGTAATCCAAATTAAGGGGAGCATTTGATTGATCGAGttaaaaaaattcgagttgatgagtcatattttatcattttaattcgatttaaaatttttttcgaatcaagtcaagtaaaataaaatttaagtcaaatcaaattgagtgaaattgttcgagttaaattaacaaatgaaacatgtcaaattaaaatcttattacaatATAACTAATTCTATATTAGAGCATATAAATTTGAAGCCATATATATTAGAAAACATTTTaaaagcaaaataataaaaaattgataaacttgaataattaattaacttatttaggtttcaaaattaatttttaattttttaaaaattttaactttctttatatatcctttagatttttttaaaaaatataaattttaaaaattttctaaatattttaaattttaaaattatttttcgatTTACCCACAATTTACGCAAGAGACTGACTTTAACAGAATATATCATTTCTTGCTACGGAGTTTGAAAATGGGTTGTCGATACTGCCGTACAAACATTAGATGCTGGATATCTTATGCATAGACTTGTGTAGTAGTTCAACACATTGTTGTACATAGGACAAATTGTGGCACCACCCGAGGGATTTCTATGAGTCCTCAAAAGAGGATGCTTCCGGAAAGAACTTTTATTCAAACATTAATTGGTTATGTATTAGtggacgatatatatatatatgggtccATGGTGCATTGCCATTCGAAATCGAGGTATTAGGCTTGGGCTTGTCGATCGATTCAAAGCCTTTCGAtatatattctttagaattttttttaaaaatataaattttagaatttttataaacattttgaattttaaaaattattttaattttgtttttgtaatttttgttgagagataaaccaatttgctcattttcaaaattgacaaggACCAAAGGGGTATTTACACTAATCTATTATTCGAATTATAAAattcaactcgattcgaactcgaaactcaaattatttattcacatttattcaaattgacttgaataaatcaattcgattaactcaaaatctaaatttatttttaatttttctaaatCGAATCGAATTTTACTCGTATTATATTTCCTAAGTTATGGAGTATCATTCAGTTCtctcaaataaaaaataattttttattttaacaaatttCTGCATCCGACTGGATTGAATTTGAAAAGCTTGACCAATAATTTGGTTTTTCTCTCTAAACGATTGAATAGATTTGTACATGTGCCACTCTCATCGATGCATGTGAAACAATTCAATTCTATACCCCCAAAAAATAGTAtactttttttatttgatttaaccATGTATTTGTAATAATCATACACAAAAGTATGGAATCCATCGATATTTTTATgatatacataaataataatattcttaatgatcaaatcaataattaatttttaattagatAAAAATTATATCTCTATAACTTTCTTCATAAAACCAATTAGGGGAAATTATGGAGCGTGAGATCAACCTCCATTAAGAGCACGTACGTAAATTTACCTTCTCTGTCCTTATTGAATCGAATACTGGTCTTAAACTCTGACCAAAACTCTCCACAAAATCGGTATATAAGCAATAGCATGGCAGCCAGGGGAGGGctgaaaaacaacaacaaaagaaCACATATACAAACAGGGTCGAATTACAATTGAGAAAAACGCAATGGCtcaaaagatgatgatgatggCGGTCCTTGTGATATTAGGGACGATGATGGCAACGTTCACGGTTGCGCAAGAGACTTGTGCGCAGAGCCTGGTGCCTTGTGCTCCTTACCTTAACAACGCCACTGCACAACCGCAGGATGATTGCTGTAATCCTATCAGACAAGCCGTGGATACTCAACTTACTTGCCTTTGCAACCTCTTTAACGACCCTACTTTGCTTTCATCTTTTAACGTCTCCGTCTCTGAAGCTCTTAGGATCGCTCGTGAGTGTGGTGTCACTACAGGTCTCAACGCCTGCAACAATGGTTAGTGTTTCTAGCCATCACCTCTGTTTTTGtttggatgaaaaaaaatggttgataacttta from Gossypium arboreum isolate Shixiya-1 chromosome 1, ASM2569848v2, whole genome shotgun sequence harbors:
- the LOC108482114 gene encoding non-specific lipid transfer protein GPI-anchored 7-like, with product MAQKMMMMAVLVILGTMMATFTVAQETCAQSLVPCAPYLNNATAQPQDDCCNPIRQAVDTQLTCLCNLFNDPTLLSSFNVSVSEALRIARECGVTTGLNACNNATSPTSAPPPPGESGGADRIVLTGITTLFLFLASIALY